The following coding sequences are from one Pseudonocardia sp. EC080619-01 window:
- a CDS encoding sugar porter family MFS transporter yields the protein MSEHRSIDDEPSVFDGDDEGAGTGVVRIASVAALGGLLFGYDSAVINGATSSIKEVYSIGEGPLGFAVASALLGAAVGAFSAGRIADRVGRLQVMKIAAVLFLLSAVVTGIAPNLEILVLGRVIGGFGVGIASVIAPAYIAETSPARIRGRLGSLQQLAIVSGIFLSLLVDWLLAETAGGADQQLWLGMEAWRWMFLCMAVPAVVYGALVTTIPESPRFLIAQQRIPEARTVLTALLGEKNLDITIDRIRSTLDTATTPSWRDLRRPGGGIWPVVWVGLFLSIFQQAVGINVIFYYSNDLWQAVGFAESASFGISVFTSVVNIATTLIAIALVDRIGRRPLLLIGSVGMAVSLGAMAVCFATAGTGADGRLELTGAAGPVALVAANLFVIGFGMSWGPIVWVLLGEMFPNRIRAAGLSLAAAGQWAMNWLITVTFPALAAFSLGFAYGLYTLFAVLSLIFVVRYVAETKGRALEDMEAS from the coding sequence ATGAGCGAACACCGTTCGATCGATGACGAGCCGTCCGTCTTCGACGGCGACGACGAGGGTGCCGGTACCGGCGTGGTGCGGATCGCCTCCGTCGCCGCGCTGGGCGGTCTGCTGTTCGGCTACGACAGCGCCGTGATCAACGGCGCCACCAGCTCGATCAAGGAGGTCTACTCCATCGGTGAGGGGCCGCTCGGCTTCGCCGTGGCCTCGGCCCTGCTGGGCGCCGCGGTCGGGGCCTTCTCGGCGGGGCGGATCGCCGACCGGGTCGGCCGGCTCCAGGTCATGAAGATCGCGGCGGTGCTGTTCCTGCTGAGCGCCGTCGTCACCGGCATCGCCCCGAACCTGGAGATCCTGGTGCTCGGCCGGGTGATCGGCGGCTTCGGCGTCGGGATCGCGTCGGTCATCGCACCGGCCTACATCGCCGAGACCTCGCCGGCCCGTATCCGCGGGCGGCTCGGGTCGCTGCAGCAGCTGGCGATCGTGAGCGGCATCTTCCTGTCGTTGCTGGTCGACTGGCTGCTGGCCGAGACGGCGGGCGGCGCGGACCAGCAGCTGTGGCTGGGCATGGAGGCCTGGCGCTGGATGTTCCTGTGCATGGCCGTCCCGGCGGTCGTCTACGGGGCGCTGGTCACCACCATCCCCGAGTCGCCGCGGTTCCTGATCGCGCAGCAGCGCATCCCGGAGGCCCGCACGGTGCTCACGGCACTGCTCGGCGAGAAGAACCTGGACATCACGATCGACCGGATCCGGTCGACGCTGGACACGGCGACCACGCCGTCGTGGCGCGACCTGAGGCGGCCCGGTGGCGGGATCTGGCCGGTCGTCTGGGTGGGGCTGTTCCTCTCGATCTTCCAGCAGGCCGTCGGCATCAACGTGATCTTCTACTACTCGAACGACCTGTGGCAGGCGGTCGGGTTCGCCGAGAGCGCGTCGTTCGGGATCAGCGTGTTCACCTCGGTGGTCAACATCGCGACGACCCTCATCGCCATCGCGCTCGTCGACAGGATCGGACGGCGGCCGCTGCTGCTGATCGGCTCGGTCGGGATGGCGGTGTCCCTCGGCGCCATGGCGGTCTGCTTCGCCACGGCCGGGACCGGGGCCGACGGCCGGCTCGAGCTGACGGGTGCCGCGGGCCCGGTGGCGCTCGTCGCGGCGAACCTGTTCGTCATCGGCTTCGGCATGTCGTGGGGGCCGATCGTGTGGGTGCTCCTGGGCGAGATGTTCCCCAACCGCATCCGGGCCGCCGGCCTGTCACTGGCCGCCGCGGGTCAGTGGGCCATGAACTGGCTGATCACGGTGACGTTCCCGGCGCTCGCCGCGTTCTCCCTCGGCTTCGCCTACGGCCTCTACACGCTGTTCGCCGTGCTGTCGCTGATCTTCGTGGTCCGGTACGTCGCGGAGACGAAGGGCCGCGCGCTCGAGGACATGGAGGCGTCGTGA
- a CDS encoding DUF2267 domain-containing protein, translating to MSANDPHPADSTPGLDAFVARVRDRAGVDTASEAEALARATFHRLGEQISRGEAEKLAPALPTELSSELLAQATGQARGFDRRTFVDAVSGATGDSDIEQADARVAAVLGTLDSWADLSDTVEQLPDGLAAMVRAR from the coding sequence ATCTCCGCGAACGACCCGCACCCCGCCGACTCCACCCCCGGTCTCGACGCCTTCGTCGCCCGGGTCCGCGACCGCGCCGGTGTCGACACCGCGTCCGAGGCCGAGGCGCTGGCCCGCGCCACCTTCCACCGTCTCGGCGAGCAGATCAGCCGCGGCGAGGCCGAGAAGCTGGCCCCGGCCCTGCCCACCGAGCTCTCCTCGGAGCTGCTCGCGCAGGCGACCGGGCAGGCGCGCGGCTTCGATCGCCGCACCTTCGTCGACGCCGTGTCCGGCGCGACCGGTGACTCCGACATCGAGCAGGCCGACGCGCGGGTCGCCGCCGTGCTGGGCACCTTGGACTCGTGGGCGGACCTGTCCGACACCGTCGAGCAGCTGCCGGACGGGCTCGCGGCGATGGTCCGCGCGCGCTGA
- a CDS encoding Bax inhibitor-1/YccA family protein — protein sequence MRSTSNPAFRNLPTSGQGGYATFGGSGGGMMGGATAYAGAQSSQIDPRAAQETGRPITIDDIVQKTAISAVLALVSGVVTGMLGPIGMAIGIAGFVVGLIVSLVVIFKQKPSAPLTITYSVAMGAALGAISAMFPTVAFQAVIGTAGVFFGMLVLYKTGAVKVTPRFTKWIMGAMIGVVVLMLANLVMSFFVGGGLGLRDGSPLAILFSLVVIGVAAFSLMLDFDAADNAVRSGVPEKYSWYIAFGLMTTIVWLYIEIFRLLSYFQQN from the coding sequence GTGCGCTCCACGAGCAACCCGGCGTTCCGCAACCTGCCCACCAGTGGGCAGGGCGGCTACGCCACGTTCGGCGGCTCGGGCGGCGGCATGATGGGCGGAGCCACCGCCTACGCCGGCGCCCAGTCGTCCCAGATCGACCCGCGCGCCGCGCAGGAGACCGGTCGGCCGATCACGATCGACGACATCGTCCAGAAGACGGCGATCAGTGCCGTCCTGGCGCTCGTCTCCGGTGTCGTCACCGGGATGCTCGGCCCGATCGGCATGGCGATCGGCATCGCCGGCTTCGTCGTCGGTCTGATCGTGTCGCTGGTCGTCATCTTCAAGCAGAAGCCCAGCGCCCCGCTGACCATCACCTACTCGGTCGCGATGGGTGCCGCGCTCGGCGCCATCTCCGCGATGTTCCCGACCGTGGCCTTCCAGGCCGTGATCGGCACCGCGGGCGTGTTCTTCGGGATGCTGGTCCTCTACAAGACCGGCGCCGTCAAGGTCACGCCGCGGTTCACCAAGTGGATCATGGGCGCGATGATCGGCGTCGTCGTCCTGATGCTGGCGAACCTGGTCATGAGCTTCTTCGTCGGTGGCGGCCTCGGCCTCCGCGACGGCAGCCCGCTCGCGATCCTGTTCAGCCTCGTCGTGATCGGTGTGGCGGCGTTCAGCCTGATGCTCGACTTCGACGCCGCCGACAACGCCGTGCGGTCCGGCGTGCCGGAGAAGTACTCCTGGTACATCGCGTTCGGCCTGATGACGACGATCGTCTGGCTGTACATCGAGATCTTCCGCCTGCTGAGCTACTTCCAGCAGAACTAG
- a CDS encoding DUF397 domain-containing protein, with protein sequence MSHPNGTRAADLGPVTWRRPAGASADDESVEFAVLDDGQVAVRNARDPEGPVLVYTPAEISAFVDGAKKGEFDDMVE encoded by the coding sequence GTGAGCCACCCGAACGGAACCCGCGCCGCCGATCTCGGACCGGTGACGTGGCGTCGCCCGGCCGGTGCGTCCGCCGACGACGAGAGCGTCGAGTTCGCCGTGCTCGACGACGGCCAGGTGGCCGTCCGCAACGCCCGCGACCCCGAGGGCCCGGTGCTCGTCTACACGCCCGCGGAGATCTCGGCGTTCGTCGACGGCGCGAAGAAGGGCGAGTTCGACGACATGGTGGAGTGA
- a CDS encoding nitronate monooxygenase family protein: protein MDARVRTTDFCTRYGLRAPVLEAPMAGACPPELAAAVAAAGGMGAAGVVNDPPERIAAWARRFRELAGDAPFQLNLWIPDPPVEAATGPADAFLAGFGGRPAPPPGPGPDVDAQFGAVLEARPTAVSTIMGLLRPDQVAAAHDAGIAWFATATTRDDALAAERAGADVVVAQAMEAGGHRGTTDPADAESTVVGLFALVPWLADALTVPVVAAGAVADGRSLAAALTLGASAAQVGTALLRTPEAGIDDGWAATFDGLAPEATVTTRAYTGRLARAVPTDFVRAWARPDAPAPAPYPHQRRMVARYRAGEPGRVDRANHWAGQAAARSTTDPAGDVVERMWREADALLP from the coding sequence GTGGACGCGCGGGTACGGACGACGGACTTCTGCACGCGGTACGGCCTGCGGGCGCCGGTCCTGGAGGCACCGATGGCGGGCGCCTGCCCGCCGGAGCTGGCGGCCGCGGTCGCCGCGGCGGGCGGAATGGGCGCCGCGGGCGTCGTGAACGACCCGCCGGAGCGGATCGCGGCCTGGGCGCGGCGCTTCCGCGAGCTCGCCGGGGACGCCCCGTTCCAGCTGAACCTGTGGATCCCGGACCCGCCGGTCGAGGCCGCGACCGGCCCTGCCGACGCGTTCCTGGCCGGGTTCGGCGGCCGTCCGGCGCCCCCGCCCGGCCCCGGCCCGGACGTCGACGCCCAGTTCGGCGCGGTGCTCGAGGCCCGGCCCACCGCCGTCTCGACGATCATGGGTCTGCTCCGCCCCGACCAGGTCGCGGCCGCGCACGACGCGGGCATCGCCTGGTTCGCCACCGCCACCACCCGCGACGACGCCCTCGCGGCCGAGCGGGCGGGCGCGGACGTCGTGGTCGCGCAGGCGATGGAGGCCGGCGGGCACCGCGGGACCACCGACCCCGCCGACGCCGAGTCCACCGTGGTCGGGCTGTTCGCGCTGGTCCCGTGGCTGGCCGACGCGCTCACGGTGCCGGTCGTCGCGGCGGGGGCGGTCGCCGACGGCCGTTCGCTCGCCGCCGCGCTGACCCTCGGCGCGAGCGCCGCACAGGTCGGGACGGCGCTGCTGCGCACCCCCGAGGCCGGGATCGACGACGGCTGGGCCGCGACCTTCGACGGCCTCGCCCCCGAGGCGACCGTGACCACGCGGGCGTACACCGGGCGTCTGGCCCGTGCCGTCCCGACCGACTTCGTGCGGGCCTGGGCCCGGCCGGACGCCCCGGCCCCGGCGCCCTACCCCCACCAGCGACGCATGGTGGCCCGCTACCGCGCGGGCGAGCCCGGCCGGGTGGACCGGGCCAACCACTGGGCGGGCCAGGCCGCGGCGCGCTCGACCACCGACCCGGCCGGGGACGTCGTGGAGCGGATGTGGCGCGAGGCGGACGCGCTGCTGCCCTGA
- the prcB gene encoding proteasome subunit beta, translated as MTGPSFLEQLRVHAPESLPVNLPRDPAQRVPADLRAPHGTTIIAFTWADGVLLAGDRRATSGNVIAQKDLVKVMAIDDTSAAGFAGSVGHALLMLKMFAAEVEQYEKVEGSPISQDGKIRRLSTVVRENLGAAMQGFVALPLFVGYDPADADPARIVTFDPSGSIARNRSGYTSIGSGSYFAEASLKKLHRPDTDRSGAISLAVNALWDAADDDTATAGPDLTRGLFPNLITVTAAGAEEVDEAEVRTATEAMLAARAERPGG; from the coding sequence ATGACCGGCCCGTCGTTCCTGGAACAGCTCCGCGTGCACGCCCCCGAGTCGCTGCCGGTGAACCTGCCGCGCGATCCCGCGCAGCGGGTGCCCGCCGATCTCCGCGCCCCGCACGGCACGACGATCATCGCTTTCACCTGGGCCGACGGTGTGCTGCTCGCCGGCGACCGGCGAGCGACCTCGGGCAACGTGATCGCGCAGAAGGACCTGGTCAAGGTCATGGCGATCGACGACACGTCGGCCGCGGGCTTCGCCGGGTCGGTCGGGCACGCGCTGCTGATGCTGAAGATGTTCGCGGCCGAGGTGGAGCAGTACGAGAAGGTCGAGGGCTCCCCGATCAGCCAGGACGGCAAGATCCGCCGGCTGTCCACCGTCGTCCGGGAGAACCTGGGGGCGGCGATGCAGGGCTTCGTCGCGCTGCCGTTGTTCGTCGGCTACGACCCGGCCGACGCCGATCCGGCTCGGATCGTCACGTTCGACCCGTCGGGCAGCATCGCCCGCAACCGTTCCGGCTACACGAGCATCGGCTCGGGGTCGTACTTCGCCGAGGCGTCGCTCAAGAAGCTGCACCGCCCCGACACCGACCGCTCCGGGGCGATCTCGCTCGCCGTGAACGCGCTGTGGGACGCCGCCGACGACGACACCGCCACCGCGGGCCCCGACCTCACCCGCGGGCTGTTCCCGAACCTGATCACCGTGACGGCCGCCGGTGCCGAGGAGGTCGACGAGGCGGAGGTCCGCACCGCGACCGAGGCCATGCTGGCGGCGCGGGCGGAGCGCCCGGGCGGCTGA
- a CDS encoding DinB family protein produces MTDLLREQFDLTWALAEYHLERLTDDDLAWAPAPLHWTVHRGPDGRWTPDFPADGTEPDPVPAPTGAWIAWHLLWWWGTALDELTGVPRRDRDDVVYPGSSAGVATALRALAASWSDALGTADRDRPVGFPWPEGHDVRQMLGWANAELMKNVAELGQLRVLRGAGA; encoded by the coding sequence GTGACCGACCTCCTGCGCGAGCAGTTCGACCTGACCTGGGCACTGGCCGAGTACCACCTCGAACGGCTGACCGACGACGACCTCGCCTGGGCCCCGGCGCCGCTGCACTGGACCGTGCACCGCGGCCCGGACGGCCGGTGGACGCCCGACTTCCCCGCCGACGGCACCGAGCCCGATCCTGTGCCGGCCCCGACCGGCGCCTGGATCGCCTGGCACCTGCTGTGGTGGTGGGGCACCGCCCTCGACGAGCTGACCGGGGTCCCGCGGCGCGACCGGGACGACGTCGTCTACCCGGGCAGCTCCGCCGGGGTGGCCACCGCCCTGCGCGCCCTCGCCGCGTCCTGGTCGGACGCCCTCGGTACCGCGGACCGGGACCGCCCGGTCGGGTTCCCCTGGCCGGAGGGCCACGACGTCCGGCAGATGCTCGGCTGGGCGAACGCCGAGCTCATGAAGAACGTCGCCGAGCTGGGCCAGCTGCGGGTGCTGCGGGGCGCGGGGGCCTGA
- a CDS encoding TetR/AcrR family transcriptional regulator, whose product MPRSVDHEARRTEIAEAVLAIVARDGTEAVSLRSVAAGAGISMGRVQHYFASKDALLLHALELSHRRMETRIEARARATTGGEREVLATILDELLGGHPESRDALRIHDAFASRRTDEKAQAVLTDGDDEILALAVRVVADAGSPDPETDGYALMALTAGLSGDVVQHGAPIERARRTLVSMLDRLAPPR is encoded by the coding sequence ATGCCGCGCTCCGTCGACCACGAGGCCCGCCGCACCGAGATCGCGGAGGCGGTGCTCGCGATCGTCGCCCGGGACGGCACCGAGGCCGTGTCGCTGCGATCGGTCGCGGCCGGGGCGGGGATCTCGATGGGCCGGGTGCAGCACTACTTCGCGAGCAAGGACGCGCTCCTGCTGCACGCGCTGGAGCTCTCCCACCGGCGGATGGAGACCCGCATCGAGGCGCGGGCCCGGGCGACGACCGGCGGGGAGCGCGAGGTGCTGGCGACGATCCTCGACGAACTGCTCGGCGGGCACCCCGAGTCGCGGGACGCGCTGCGGATCCACGACGCGTTCGCCAGCCGCCGTACGGACGAGAAGGCGCAGGCCGTCCTCACCGACGGCGACGACGAGATCCTGGCTCTCGCCGTCCGGGTGGTCGCCGACGCCGGATCACCCGACCCGGAGACCGACGGCTACGCGCTGATGGCACTCACCGCCGGCCTGTCCGGTGACGTCGTCCAGCACGGGGCGCCGATCGAACGGGCCCGGCGGACCCTGGTGTCGATGCTCGACCGGCTCGCACCGCCGCGCTGA
- a CDS encoding dihydrofolate reductase family protein: MGRLRYIVIMSADGYLADPDGRYDWAMPDDEVLAFVTERERTADTHLYGRRMYEEMVGWEDVTSGRPEPDLEFARTWRAATKVVYSATLPAVTTARTTLERTFDPVAARAVVDAAPNDASISGPTLAAAALRAGIVDDVELYLVPQLVGGGLRALPDGVRTGLELAGERRFGNGFVFLHYRRR, translated from the coding sequence ATGGGTCGCCTGCGCTACATCGTGATCATGTCGGCGGACGGCTACCTGGCCGACCCCGACGGCCGCTACGACTGGGCGATGCCCGACGACGAGGTCCTCGCCTTCGTCACCGAACGGGAGCGCACCGCCGACACGCACCTCTACGGCCGCCGGATGTACGAGGAGATGGTGGGCTGGGAGGACGTCACCTCCGGCCGGCCCGAGCCGGACCTCGAGTTCGCCCGGACCTGGCGGGCGGCGACGAAGGTCGTCTACTCGGCGACGCTGCCCGCCGTCACGACGGCCCGGACCACCCTGGAGCGCACCTTCGACCCGGTGGCGGCGCGCGCGGTCGTCGACGCCGCGCCGAACGACGCGTCGATCTCCGGCCCGACGCTCGCGGCGGCGGCGCTGCGGGCCGGCATCGTCGACGACGTCGAGCTCTACCTGGTGCCGCAGCTCGTCGGCGGTGGGCTGCGGGCGCTGCCCGACGGCGTCCGGACGGGGCTGGAGCTCGCCGGGGAGCGGCGGTTCGGCAACGGCTTCGTGTTCCTGCACTACCGGCGCAGGTAG
- a CDS encoding FMN-binding negative transcriptional regulator — protein MYVPSHFAPDDEAVQQLLARHGAADLVTCGPDGPEATLLPFVHDPAENVLLGHLARNNDHWTRMDGQRGLVILRGPDSYVSPSWYASKAEHGRVVPTWNYVTAHVRGTVTVHDDVDWLDGVVRRLTDLHEAGRAAPWRVDDAPERFYRGQLRAVVGVEVRIERIDAKFKLSQNRPAADVDGVVRGPARGRGHRGGRRRRRSPVVSSARGSRSSPRRGPCRSRDGS, from the coding sequence GTGTACGTGCCGTCCCACTTCGCACCCGACGACGAGGCCGTGCAGCAGCTGCTCGCCCGGCACGGCGCCGCGGACCTGGTCACCTGCGGTCCCGACGGGCCGGAGGCCACGCTGCTGCCGTTCGTCCACGACCCCGCCGAGAACGTCCTGCTGGGGCACCTCGCCCGCAACAACGACCACTGGACCCGGATGGACGGGCAGCGCGGGCTGGTCATCCTGCGCGGTCCCGACTCCTACGTCAGCCCGTCCTGGTACGCCTCGAAGGCCGAGCACGGCCGTGTCGTGCCGACCTGGAACTACGTGACCGCCCACGTCCGCGGCACGGTCACCGTGCACGACGACGTCGACTGGCTCGACGGCGTCGTCCGGCGGCTGACCGACCTGCACGAGGCCGGCCGGGCGGCGCCCTGGCGGGTCGACGACGCCCCGGAACGCTTCTACCGCGGTCAGCTGCGTGCCGTCGTCGGTGTCGAGGTCCGGATCGAGCGGATCGACGCGAAGTTCAAGCTGAGCCAGAACCGCCCCGCCGCCGACGTCGACGGCGTCGTCCGCGGGCCTGCGCGCGGACGAGGACACCGCGGGGGCCGACGCCGTCGCCGCTCACCGGTCGTGAGCTCCGCGCGAGGCTCGCGGTCCTCGCCACGGCGAGGACCATGCCGGTCGCGGGACGGGTCGTGA
- a CDS encoding dihydrofolate reductase family protein, protein MSDTAAGKVVVNRAMSLDGFIAGPGDAMDWVLEYRTQTGFPEVMEATGAMLAGRGTHEVGRRMAHGGTDTDYDGGPVFVLTHRPPDEPEPGVTFLTCGLDEAVATARAAAGGKDLEILGADVASQCLRRGLVDEILVYVLPVLLGDGVRFSTPGLGRIDLEPVGNRQSGPVTLLRFRVRTRDS, encoded by the coding sequence ATGAGCGACACGGCTGCGGGCAAGGTCGTCGTGAACCGGGCGATGTCGCTGGACGGCTTCATCGCCGGTCCCGGCGACGCCATGGACTGGGTCCTCGAGTACCGGACCCAGACGGGGTTCCCCGAGGTCATGGAGGCCACCGGCGCCATGCTGGCCGGCCGGGGCACCCACGAGGTCGGCAGGCGGATGGCGCACGGCGGCACCGACACCGACTACGACGGGGGGCCGGTGTTCGTCCTGACGCACCGCCCGCCGGACGAGCCGGAACCGGGCGTCACGTTCCTCACCTGCGGTCTCGACGAGGCCGTCGCCACGGCGCGCGCCGCCGCGGGCGGGAAGGACCTGGAGATCCTCGGGGCCGACGTGGCCTCGCAGTGCCTGCGGCGGGGACTCGTGGACGAGATCCTGGTGTACGTCCTGCCGGTGCTGCTCGGTGACGGCGTCCGGTTCTCGACCCCGGGGCTCGGCAGGATCGACCTCGAGCCGGTGGGCAACAGGCAGTCGGGGCCGGTCACACTGCTCCGCTTCCGGGTGCGGACCAGGGACTCCTGA
- a CDS encoding class I SAM-dependent methyltransferase, producing MANDYDAVAEAYTAETEHNLVNGYYERPALLDLAGDVRGRRILDAGCGSGPLLASLRDRGATVTGVDSSSAMLALARRRLGDDAALQLIDLRDPLPFPDAAFDDVIASLVLHYLEDWSGPLTELRRVLVPGGRLIVAVDHPFQSQMQAPSGADYFALRPWSFTWNLGGRTAPMTFWHRPLHAMTDAFTAAGFRITVVSEPPVAHGAREAFPDQVATMPSGAFLCFLFFVLEAV from the coding sequence GTGGCGAACGACTACGACGCCGTCGCCGAGGCGTACACGGCCGAGACCGAGCACAATCTCGTGAACGGCTACTACGAACGGCCGGCTCTCCTCGACCTGGCCGGTGACGTCCGGGGTCGACGGATTCTCGACGCCGGCTGTGGGTCGGGCCCCCTGCTCGCGTCTCTGAGGGACCGCGGCGCGACCGTGACGGGCGTCGACTCCAGCTCCGCGATGCTCGCTCTCGCCCGGCGTCGGCTCGGCGACGACGCGGCCCTACAGCTCATCGATCTCCGCGACCCACTGCCGTTCCCCGATGCAGCGTTCGACGACGTGATCGCGTCGCTGGTCCTGCACTACCTCGAGGACTGGTCCGGCCCGCTGACCGAACTGCGACGTGTCCTTGTTCCCGGCGGAAGGCTCATCGTGGCCGTCGACCATCCGTTCCAGAGCCAGATGCAGGCCCCGTCCGGCGCCGACTACTTCGCGCTCCGGCCCTGGTCGTTCACCTGGAATCTCGGCGGCCGGACCGCCCCGATGACCTTCTGGCACCGGCCGCTCCACGCCATGACCGATGCCTTCACCGCGGCGGGCTTCCGGATCACGGTCGTCAGCGAACCACCGGTAGCGCACGGCGCCCGGGAGGCGTTCCCCGACCAGGTGGCGACCATGCCGTCGGGCGCGTTCCTGTGCTTCCTGTTCTTCGTCCTGGAGGCCGTGTGA